GTCTGCAATGCGAACTTGGGCTTGGGCCCAGAGCATTTGGGGGGAAGCGCTTGGCGGAGCCCTGCTCTGGGTCACTTTCGAAGAACTACGTTCCCGAGTTCCCTTCGGGGGTTTCCCCTGGGGCAAACTTGCATACACGCAGGTGGATAGTCCTTTGCTTGCATTTGCTCCGCTAGGGGGCGAGGTCCTAACTTCATTTGTTGCGGTTGTCATCGCGATCGTTCTGAGACGCGCTCTGGCTCTGCGGACAGCACCCAACAGAGAAGAGAGCTTCTTCGCCCGTCTTGCGGCGCTTGGTATCGCAGGTGTCCTCTTCATCGCACCGGCGTTATATTCCCTTCCCAAGAGTCAGGAAAACGGGGAGATTGAACTAGCGCTAATCCAGGGCAACGTCGAAATTCCGATGGCAGAAACCTTCGCAACGCCGCGGAAGGTAACGGGCAACCACGCCCGCCAAACCCTGGCTATGTTGGATGAAGGTCATGAGGTCGACCTCATCCTCTGGGGGGAAAATGCGACTGATATCGACCCGCGTATTGACCCGGCGACGGCCGCCCTCGTCGAAGAGGTAGTGGACCGGGCCGGCAAACCGGTCATGCTGGGCGTGATGGAGTACGCGGGGGAGCAGCGCTATAACTGGATGGCTGTCTGGGATCCAGACCGGGGGTTGCTAGAGGAAATGTACGGGAAGCAGCACCCTGTCCCGTGGGGAGAGTACGTTCCTCTCAGAGAGATTTCAGAGTTCCTGGCCACCGCGTCTGCGCAGATCAGCGTGGATATGGCATCCGTTGATAACCCTGCTTTCATGGAGGTGGAACTCTCCGACGGCAGGAGCATTCCCCTTGCTGTGGGGATCTGCTTTGAAGTTGCCTATGAGCCGCTGATCGCCGAGGGCGTGGCAATGGGCGGCGAACTGATCGTTATCCCCACCAATAATGCTCACTTTCAGAATTCCGCAGAGTCAGACCAGCAGTTGCAGATGGCACGCTTCAGAGCAGCTGAGTTCTCACGGTCCACTGTCCAAGTGTCGACAAATGGCGTCTCTGGAATGATCCGCCCCGACGGTTCGCTAGTTGCAGTCACCGGGACACAGGAGGCAGCACACCTGGTTGGGGAACTACCTCTCCGCACATCCATAACGCCGTTTACTTATGTGGCGTCTTTCATGCCGGTTCTCGTGATGGTCGGCGGATTGCTCTTGGCATCAACGAGCCTCGGCGCGTATTACTACGCCCGAGGCCGTGATAAGAGGACGGAAGAGGGTTAGGGTCTGCGATAGTCCGTATCGAAGATCAAGTCGCCGTTGCGGTATGCCTCGAGCTGTTCCTGGAGCAGTACGTCCAATTCCTCAAGGCTGCGTCGTTCCAGCAACATATCCCAGTGGGTACGCTGTGGCTTGATGTTTTTTGATTCATCTTCTTCGGCTGCTTCGCCCACAAGTTCCGCAACTTCGCCGCAACGGCATTCCCAAGTTGCAGGGGGTTCTGCATCAAAGGCCATTGCAATCTTGAACTCGTGGCCATTGGAGCAGACGTATTTTGCCTCAAAGCGCTCAGCGAAAACTACGCCATCTTCAGACTCCAATGATTTGGACCCTATTTGCATGCCTCGTAATGCACGGTCAGCCACTGCGTCTCCTTGGGTGTACAGACAGAGCACGGCCAAAGGGGCACGTGCAGCAAACTATTTTACCCCTGAAGACTAGAGATTCCCACCTTGGACGCCGAGGGCGAACGAAACAGCAGGTAGCTACGATCCGATAATGTACATTATGTCAG
This genomic stretch from Schaalia sp. JY-X169 harbors:
- the lnt gene encoding apolipoprotein N-acyltransferase yields the protein MDRVLVRVPAQWRSRSATGRTWLDLVLILVSAAAMWAAFPFANLWFLAIPSIALLVALVDRIHPGRAAGYAAVWAMAFFMPHISWMQIATDNTVIAWVALAGAQAFFIALWGLALSAMRTWAWAQSIWGEALGGALLWVTFEELRSRVPFGGFPWGKLAYTQVDSPLLAFAPLGGEVLTSFVAVVIAIVLRRALALRTAPNREESFFARLAALGIAGVLFIAPALYSLPKSQENGEIELALIQGNVEIPMAETFATPRKVTGNHARQTLAMLDEGHEVDLILWGENATDIDPRIDPATAALVEEVVDRAGKPVMLGVMEYAGEQRYNWMAVWDPDRGLLEEMYGKQHPVPWGEYVPLREISEFLATASAQISVDMASVDNPAFMEVELSDGRSIPLAVGICFEVAYEPLIAEGVAMGGELIVIPTNNAHFQNSAESDQQLQMARFRAAEFSRSTVQVSTNGVSGMIRPDGSLVAVTGTQEAAHLVGELPLRTSITPFTYVASFMPVLVMVGGLLLASTSLGAYYYARGRDKRTEEG
- a CDS encoding RNA polymerase-binding protein RbpA; translated protein: MADRALRGMQIGSKSLESEDGVVFAERFEAKYVCSNGHEFKIAMAFDAEPPATWECRCGEVAELVGEAAEEDESKNIKPQRTHWDMLLERRSLEELDVLLQEQLEAYRNGDLIFDTDYRRP